The window ctgcctcctccacctcctcctgccctcctgcctgccccctTGGTGCACCTCACTTGAGCCCTTACTTTCCTCCTCTTCTATCGCACGCTGGCATTCGCTGTGACCTACATTTAAAATGCTCTCCCAACCAATTCTTTATGTGGCTGGCTCCTTCCCATCCATTCCTCCACGGTGAATGACTTGCTGATCACTCAGTTCCAAGTCATGTGCCACCCACCGTGGCATCTTGTTTTCTTGCACCTGCTGACCGCATGACTTCTCTGACTAGAATGTTGTCTGCACGAGGGAAGGGACCTTGCCATATTCTGAACCACCATCTCTCTGGCACCTAAAGGAAACAGTGACACATTGTAAGTACTCAATGCACGGAGAGTGAATGGATTGGTTCTGGAGGTCTCAGGAGAGGTGGATCAGTCCAGAGACTGTAAATTAGAAGTGCCAAGATTTTAACTTTACCTCATCTTCTTTCTAGGGGACTCGGTTCCTTTTCCAAGAAGGTGGGTACTGTCAtctggatctgaaatgtcccccaaaggtgcgtgtgttgaaggtttggtccccagcaagGTGCTACTGAGAAGTAGTGACCATTTCAAGGGATGAGATGTGGCAGGAAGTTTTAGGTGGTGGGGGGCATGCTTTTGGAGGGGATTGTGAGACCCCagtctctctgttttctctcttttgtgtCCTGGCCATACGATGAGAGGGTTTGTTCCACTGGCCACTCCCCACCATGCTGGCTCTCTCACCAGAGTTCCAAATGCAATGAGGCCCACGGCTGTGGACTGAAGCCTCCACAACCGTGGGCCAGacaaaccctttctcaaaacttTAAGTCAATTGTCTCAAATACTTGTTGTCATGACAATGAAGCCAACACAGTGGGCCTAGCAATGACCACCCCAGAGAGCTCTTGCATTTCTCAGTGGGAGGATGCACAGCCCTCCATATTCTGGTGTCACCGTTATTTTATGCCTTTGTTTCCATCAAGGCAATATGGTGGAAAGGTTTTAAAGGGTCATTTCTATTTTACTCTTTAAGTTTCACCACAGCATGAAGACAGGAAACCACACCAGTGTTTCTGAATTTTACCTCCTCGGCCTTTCTGAGCATGAGGGAGCGCAGTCTCTCCTCTTTGGCATCTTCCTGGTCATTTACCTGGTCACCGTGGTGGGGAATAGTCTCATCATCCTGGCGATTGGCTCTGatccccacctccacacccccatgtacttcttcctgttCAACTTCTCCCTCACGGACCTGTGTTTGTCATCTACTACGGTCCCCAAGATGCTGGAGAACATCCAGGCTCACAGGCACACCATCCCCTACGCTGGATGCCTGTCCCAAGTCTGTTTCTTCCTGTGGTTCATTGGTCTGGATGTTTTCCTCCTGgcagtgatggcctatgaccggcTTGTGGCTATCTGCCATCCCCTTCACTACACCTCCGTCATGAGTCTCAGACGCTGCACCCTGCTGGTGGCCATGTCCCTCGTCCTTGCACATTCCTACTCTCTAACCCACACCATTCTCCTGGCTCAGCTATCCTTCTGCCAGGACAACATCGtccctcacttcttttgtgaacttcttccactgctgaagCTCTCCTGTTCCAACACCTACGCCAACCAGTGTGTGCTGATGTACTGGGGAGGGGCACTAACAGTCTTGATCCCCTTGCTCGTCATCATTTCATATGCCCGCATCGTGGCCACCATTGTGAGGGTCCCATCAGCAAGAGGGAAGtggaaggccttctccacctgcggCTCCCACCTCTCTGCAGTTTGCTTGTTCTACGCGTCGGCCATCGGGGTGTACTTCATTCCCTCTGCTGCTGATTCCGCAGGCAAGGACCGAATCGCGGCAGTGATGTATGCTGTGGTGACCCCCATGTTGAACCCGTTCATCTATAGCCTGAGAAACAAAGACATGAAGCGTGCCTTGGGCAGACTGCTGAGCAGGGGGGTACTGCGATCTCCGTAAGGCCAACCGTGTCCCCTTAGTAACTCAAGGCAAATCCACTTGCAGCAAATCCTGAGTCTCTATTTGCTAGCTTTCCAGCCCCAGGCAAATTAAATAATCTCATTGAGCTGCAATTTCCTCACCTTGTAAAAGGGGGTGATAACACAATGTCTATCATGTAGTGTGTCTGGTATATTTGCTGGTCCCAGGTCTTGGGCTTGGAGATTCGTCATCTTTAGCAAGATTCATATTGCATTGAAGTAACTATGTTCATCCTTTTCATCATTCTAAAGAGAAGATGGAGACTCTGAGAGGTTAAATTACTTCCCTGAAGTTATACAGCTAGTTAGTGACAAAGCCAGAATCTGAACCCAGATATCTGATTCCAAAGCACGTACTCTCAATGATGACCTTAGGCTGAAGTGGGCATGAAGTCTACATATTCCTCTCagccattcattttctttccttgcttcctTCACATCATGCACATATGCCACTCCCATCAACAATGTCTCCAAATACTACCATGACTGGATGATGGGGCAAAGCAAAGGAGAAGCTAGAGAAGTGTAAAATCCCAAGAAGTTTCCAGTATTCCCCAAGCCCTCTGCCTGAGTGTGAGTATCTGTTTAGATATTCTGGAATGACTTACAAATCAGGCCACAGGAGTAAAGATTCTTGAGCCAGGTTATTCTGGACTCTTACCGAGTTTCTTTCACGGAACCATCCTTTGACACTAACATTCCATGTTTGGATCTAATTCAAAACAGAACATCAGTTCCATCATTGCACGTGCATTATTGCCTCTCCTTGCTATACATGCAGACAACCTCCAGAGGATTTTTCAACAGCTCATAGGAGAAATTTTGGCACTTGCCGtacattcttttaatttcttccctaTGTAATTGTCACACAACTGAGGCCTCACTGgtgaattcagatttttaaatagttattttttaatgtcctCCATCATGTGGCTAGATTGGAAGGACAAAGTCCTCTCAGTAATGTAGACAGTGGTCACCCCATGTCCAGccctttcattttcagtctgAGAAGCAGGGATATGGAGGGAACCCTGTGAAACCATTCAAAACAGGCAATGCTACATGGAAGAACAAGGATCGGCTTGAAGTCCTGGGATTCAGTGCTGGCTTTGCTCTGAATAAATTCTGTGGCAGCTGCATAATGACTGAATGATGCTGAGCCCTGATTTCTGCATTTGGTTAAAAAAGCGATTGGACTACAAACCCCAGTTGTAACAGTATTTAGAGGTATAATGACCAGAACTCAAGATGTTTAGAAGCCAGCACCCTGATCCACCACTTCCACAGTAATGTAACTTGAGGCAACTTCATCTCTGTGAGTTTTGGGGGTTTCATGCTCTGTGTTTCCAAATGGAGGAAACTAAATTAGGTAATGAACATCCTCCTTTGTCCCATTGCTCACTCTGCCCCATCTATTGATTGCTTTGGGTAAGCTCAGCAGGTTCCTCTCTGCTTCTTCTTGAGAACAAGACTACTCACAGAGAGGAAATGCTTCAGTGTGTAACCTCGAGGGCAAAGCAGCCACTCAATGAACACTCCTGGGAGAGCCACCTAGATTCAGCACTGCCTCCTTCTGGAGATGACTGGGAAATGTTGAGGCTCTCGCTCCAAGTTGTGTCCTGCAACCTGGACATTAGCAATAGTAGAGAAGTTTGCCCTCCGTCTGGTATCACCTGTCTTAGTTATGAATCGATTAATAACTCAAGTGGGAAAGAAAGGGTTCTTTGCTGAACTCCCTCAAACACTCTCAATAACCCAAGACTCACAGCTCCCTCTCTTAGGGGCTGGGTGATTCTCGAGGAAGTTGTTTAACTTCTCTTTGAGTTTCATTGTCTATCAAAAGAAGgtaaatataaaagtttttaagaCTTTGTCATTTAGAACAGTTTtgttcatagcaaaattgagaGGCAGGTGTAAGATATCTCATGGCCCCTGCACATGGATAACCTGCCCCATTTCCAATGTCCTCCCCCAGAATGATGTATCGATTACAGTTGTGGAACCTGCATTGATACTTTATCACCCAGGGTCCATACTTTATATTAGGGTTCACTCCTGGTGCTGTGCATTCCATAGATTtgaacaaacatataaaaaaatgtgtCCACAATTATAGTATAATACTGAGCACTTTCACCACTCTAAAAATCTATGCTTCTattcatctctctctacccctgaTGCCTGCCATACTAATCTTTGTAGTGC is drawn from Urocitellus parryii isolate mUroPar1 chromosome 4, mUroPar1.hap1, whole genome shotgun sequence and contains these coding sequences:
- the LOC113181065 gene encoding olfactory receptor 1f45-like: MKTGNHTSVSEFYLLGLSEHEGAQSLLFGIFLVIYLVTVVGNSLIILAIGSDPHLHTPMYFFLFNFSLTDLCLSSTTVPKMLENIQAHRHTIPYAGCLSQVCFFLWFIGLDVFLLAVMAYDRLVAICHPLHYTSVMSLRRCTLLVAMSLVLAHSYSLTHTILLAQLSFCQDNIVPHFFCELLPLLKLSCSNTYANQCVLMYWGGALTVLIPLLVIISYARIVATIVRVPSARGKWKAFSTCGSHLSAVCLFYASAIGVYFIPSAADSAGKDRIAAVMYAVVTPMLNPFIYSLRNKDMKRALGRLLSRGVLRSP